ACTGTGTGGGGGAAGTTGAGGGATGTGTCATTGGTGATGTAGACTTCTTTAGAAATAGATGCCATCTGAAGTTTTTCCCTTGATAGTGTTAATAAACTGATAATACTGGAGGTACTTAGGTGACACTGTTCTGAACACTAGCTTGGTGCATGGTGGTAGGCTTTAAAAAATCCAGCTCTAGGACTTTTGAGGCACTCTCAGCTATCCCCCCCACCCAGACTCAGTGCAACGGCAGCCGTCAAACCATATCTGACTAAAGTCCTGAGAACCACGACTAATCTGAGGCTCTAAAGAGCCAGGAATTTCTGCTGGAATCTCAGTGTCTATTCATTTAACGCACAGTTTAGTGGTCGGTACTCAGCTGTTTCTGGTCTTTGGGCATATGTTGTTTCCAGAAATAGCCCAGACATCTTAGTGAGTCCAAGTGGTCAGGAAGCGGTTTTCAGATTTCAGGGGCATCCCCATCACTTAGAGTGTTGCCTGTAACGTGAATTCCCGAGCACTGCCCCCTCCAGATCTGATCCCACATgcctaggaatctgcattttcatcAGGTAAATCAGGTGGTTTTGAGGCAAGTGGTGTGGTAACAGCCCTTTGAGGAACACTAGTGTGGGAGATGTATTCACACCGAGCCTGCTTCATAGGGATATGACCTGTACGACTGTGTAGGCCCCACACTCAGAAGGGCCCTGCACTTCACTTAATGCTCTTCTGTCACCTTaaaattcttaacaattttttttttttttttgagagaaagaatggggaggagcagagggagaaggagagagaatcttaggcagccTCCatacactcagtgcagagcccaatgcggggctcactCTTATGGCCCTttagagcatgacctgagctaaatccagagttggacacttgactgactgagtcaccctggtgcctctaaaattcttaacaatttttgaacaaggagccctgcattttcatttttacctgAGCCCTGCAATTTAAGTAGCTGGTTCTCTGTAAAGGATTTTATTGTGTGTTATTGAAAttgtgtttcttaaaaaaaaaaaaaaaagaaagaaaagaaattctgtttCTTGGTACCCATGGATTACActtattcaatgatttttttttttttttttttacctgtttatATTAGGCTGCAAACTCCAGGGCCACTTCTAAGCTCTATAAGGGATTGAGTACCATTTGTCATAGAATATTCAACAGGAAATCCTAACAGTatggtgttttttaaaagaaatttaaactttAATTCCTAGTCTTGAACATGGAAACCCATGTTTATGTTAttcttatactcttttttttcctcccaggatggtacaaagcagaagagagaacGGAAGAAGACAGTCTCGTTCAGTAGCATGCCGACGGAGAAGAAAATCAGCAGTGCAAGCGATTGCATCAATTCAATGGTTGAGGGTTCAGAACTCAAAAAGGTTCGCTCCAACTCTAGGATTTACCAtaggtattttttattggatgctGACatgcagagcctgaggtgggaacCATCTAAGAAGGATTCTGAGAAAGCCAAGATTGATATTAAATCCATTAAGGAAgtgagaacaggaaaaaatacagaCATATTCCGCAGCAATGGCATCTCTGACCAGATATCTGAAGATTGTGCGTTTTCGGTCATATACGGAGAGAATTATGAGTCACTTGATTTGGTTGCCAACTCTGCAGATGTTGCGAACATCTGGGTTACAGGACTGCGGTACCTAATTTCTTATGGAAAACATACACTTGATATGTTAGAAAGTAGCCAAGACAACATGAGGACTTCTTGGGTTTCACAAATGTTTAGTGAAATTGATGTAGATAACCTTGGACATATAACGCTGTGTAATGCTGTGCAGTGTATCAGAGACCTCAATCCTGGTTTAAAAACTAGCAAAATCGAGCTTAAGTTCAAAGAATTGCACAAATCCAAGGACAAAGCTGGTACTGAAGTCACAAAGGAAGAATTTGTTGAGGTTTTCCATGAGCTTTGTACCAGACctgaaatttatttccttttagttcAGTTTTCAAGCAATAAAGAATTTCTTGATACCAAGGACCTTATGATGTTTCTTGAGGCAGAGCAGGGTGTGGCacatataaatgaggaaataagcCTTGAAATTATTAACAAATACGAGCCATCCAAAGAAGGTCAGGAAAAGGGCTGGCTTTCCATAGATGGGTTTACTAAGTACCTTATGTCCCCTGACTGTTACATATTTGATCCGGAACATAAGAAGGTCTGTCAAGATATGAAGCAACCTTTGTCTCATTACTTTATAAACTCATCTCATAATACATACTTAATAGAGGATCAGTTCCGAGGCCCCTCGGACATCACAGGATACATCCGAGCTCTTAAAATGGGTTGCCGGAGTGTTGAATTAGATGTATGGGATGGGCCCGATAATGAACCTGTAATTTACACAGGCCACACCATGACCTCTCAGATAGTCTTCCGCAGTGTCATTGATATTATTAACAAGTATGCATTCTTTGCTTCAGAGTATCCTCTTATCTTGTGTTTAGAAAACCACTGTTCTATTAAACAGCAGAAGGTAATGGTTCAACACATGAAGAAAATTTTAGGAGACAAGCTCTATACCACATTGCCCAATGTGGAGGAATCTTATCTACCATCCCCAGATGTCCTGAAGGGGAGGATACTAATTAAAGCAAAGAAGCTGTCCTCAAACTGCTCTGGCGTAGAAGGGGATGTTACTGACGAAGACGAAGGGGCAGAAATGTCTCAGAGGATGGGAAAAGAGAACGTGGAGCAGCCCAACAACGTGCCTGTGAAACGATTTCAGCTGTGTAAAGAGCTGTCTGAGCTGGTGAGCATCTGTAAGTCAGTTCAGTTCAAAGAGTTCCAGGTCTCCTTTCAGGTTCAGAAGTACTGGGAAGTCTGTTCGTTTAACGAAGTGCTCGCCAGCAAATACGCCAATGAAAATCCAGGGGACTTTGTCAATTACAACAAGCGTTTTCTCGCGAGGGTCTTCCCCAGCCCAATGAGAATCGACTCCAGTAACATGAACCCTCAAGATTTTTGGAAGTGTGGTTGTCAGATCGTCGCCATGAACTTTCAGACGCCAGGCCTGATGATGGACCTGAATATCGGCTGGTTCCGGCAGAACGGAAACTGCGGCTACGTCCTTCGGCCAGCCATCATGAGGGAGGAGGTTTCTTTCTTCAGCGCCAATACGAAGGACTCCGTCCCGGGAGTCTCACCTCAGCTTCTTCACATTAAAATCATCAGCGGGCAGAACTTTCCCAAACCCAAAGGATCCGGTGCCAAAGGGGATGTGGTGGATCCTTACGTCTACGTTGAGATTCACGGAATCCCTGCTGACTGTGCGGAACAAAGGACAAAAACCGTGCACCAGAACGGAGATGCTCCCATCTTTGATGAAAGCTTCGAATTTCAAATCAACCTACCTGAACTGGCCATGGTGCGCTTTGTCGTGCTAGATGATGACTACATTGGGGATGAGTTTATCGGCCAGTACACAATTCCCTTTGAATGTTTACAGACGGGCTACCGCCACGTCCCCCTGCAGTCCCTGACCGGAGAGGTCCTCGCGCACGCTTCTCTGTTTGTCCACGTGGCTATCACTAAccgaagaggaggagggaaaccTCATAAAAGGGGCCTTTCtgtgaggaaagggaagaaatccAGGGAATATGCATCCTTAAGAACACTGTGGATTAAAACCGTGGATGAGGTGTTCAAGAATGCCCAGCCCCCTATCCGGGATGCCACCGATCTGAGAGAGAACATGCAGGTACATTCTTGTGTCTACGTGTTTGCTCAAAGGCTTCTCTTCACAATGCATGTGCACAGCCTATGAATACTCCAGAGGGCTTTGGCTTTTACAGTAGCATATCTGATTTTCAATAATGTGTAAGTTCCAGTTTGTTACTAGAGCATTTATCACTAGTCtcattttttctttgtcatttgatTTTCCAGAACTGCAGTTGGTATTGAACATACCGATAACGTATTAGAGTAGAGCAGTTTTGTTCGGTCTCCCATAACCACATCCTAGTTCTTGTCTGATTCAcagatccccatttttttttttttctaagagtgtGCATGGGAATCTCTAGTTTTCCCCAATGCTCTTTGGCTGGAGCACACTTTGATAACCTACCAAAATAAAAGACTCACGTTCCAATTCTTTCTTCTGGAGCTGCAGCTCTAGGAAACTAGCAAGCACTTAAAGGAGCTGATGTGTTTGTTTTGAACCGCCTCTTGATTTTAGAGGACAGCTATTCAAGTGTTCAAGTAAAAGACATGTGGTGTCAGTATTTATTAGAAGTCTAAGATAATAATTACCTCTAAACTCTATGATGGCTAAAAACAATCCATTAGGAATTAATGTATGTCATTAAGGATCGTCCACATGTCTAGCAGTATGCTAGGGCCTGC
The Canis aureus isolate CA01 chromosome 22, VMU_Caureus_v.1.0, whole genome shotgun sequence genome window above contains:
- the PLCL2 gene encoding inactive phospholipase C-like protein 2 isoform X2, which encodes MAECGRGGAAGGALPTSPGPALGSKGALKPAAGEGGGGGGGGGGGRLGHGRARCDSGGVSNGDCSLGVSGDEARASPARGPRGAALAPAPGAAACPLPRESKPGGLPRRSSIIKDGTKQKRERKKTVSFSSMPTEKKISSASDCINSMVEGSELKKVRSNSRIYHRYFLLDADMQSLRWEPSKKDSEKAKIDIKSIKEVRTGKNTDIFRSNGISDQISEDCAFSVIYGENYESLDLVANSADVANIWVTGLRYLISYGKHTLDMLESSQDNMRTSWVSQMFSEIDVDNLGHITLCNAVQCIRDLNPGLKTSKIELKFKELHKSKDKAGTEVTKEEFVEVFHELCTRPEIYFLLVQFSSNKEFLDTKDLMMFLEAEQGVAHINEEISLEIINKYEPSKEGQEKGWLSIDGFTKYLMSPDCYIFDPEHKKVCQDMKQPLSHYFINSSHNTYLIEDQFRGPSDITGYIRALKMGCRSVELDVWDGPDNEPVIYTGHTMTSQIVFRSVIDIINKYAFFASEYPLILCLENHCSIKQQKVMVQHMKKILGDKLYTTLPNVEESYLPSPDVLKGRILIKAKKLSSNCSGVEGDVTDEDEGAEMSQRMGKENVEQPNNVPVKRFQLCKELSELVSICKSVQFKEFQVSFQVQKYWEVCSFNEVLASKYANENPGDFVNYNKRFLARVFPSPMRIDSSNMNPQDFWKCGCQIVAMNFQTPGLMMDLNIGWFRQNGNCGYVLRPAIMREEVSFFSANTKDSVPGVSPQLLHIKIISGQNFPKPKGSGAKGDVVDPYVYVEIHGIPADCAEQRTKTVHQNGDAPIFDESFEFQINLPELAMVRFVVLDDDYIGDEFIGQYTIPFECLQTGYRHVPLQSLTGEVLAHASLFVHVAITNRRGGGKPHKRGLSVRKGKKSREYASLRTLWIKTVDEVFKNAQPPIRDATDLRENMQNAVVSFKELCGLSSVANLMQCMLAVSPRFLGPDNTPLVVLNLSEQYPTMELQGIVPEVLKKIVTTYDMLMSSRSFWIH
- the PLCL2 gene encoding inactive phospholipase C-like protein 2 isoform X1, with translation MAECGRGGAAGGALPTSPGPALGSKGALKPAAGEGGGGGGGGGGGRLGHGRARCDSGGVSNGDCSLGVSGDEARASPARGPRGAALAPAPGAAACPLPRESKPGGLPRRSSIIKDGTKQKRERKKTVSFSSMPTEKKISSASDCINSMVEGSELKKVRSNSRIYHRYFLLDADMQSLRWEPSKKDSEKAKIDIKSIKEVRTGKNTDIFRSNGISDQISEDCAFSVIYGENYESLDLVANSADVANIWVTGLRYLISYGKHTLDMLESSQDNMRTSWVSQMFSEIDVDNLGHITLCNAVQCIRDLNPGLKTSKIELKFKELHKSKDKAGTEVTKEEFVEVFHELCTRPEIYFLLVQFSSNKEFLDTKDLMMFLEAEQGVAHINEEISLEIINKYEPSKEGQEKGWLSIDGFTKYLMSPDCYIFDPEHKKVCQDMKQPLSHYFINSSHNTYLIEDQFRGPSDITGYIRALKMGCRSVELDVWDGPDNEPVIYTGHTMTSQIVFRSVIDIINKYAFFASEYPLILCLENHCSIKQQKVMVQHMKKILGDKLYTTLPNVEESYLPSPDVLKGRILIKAKKLSSNCSGVEGDVTDEDEGAEMSQRMGKENVEQPNNVPVKRFQLCKELSELVSICKSVQFKEFQVSFQVQKYWEVCSFNEVLASKYANENPGDFVNYNKRFLARVFPSPMRIDSSNMNPQDFWKCGCQIVAMNFQTPGLMMDLNIGWFRQNGNCGYVLRPAIMREEVSFFSANTKDSVPGVSPQLLHIKIISGQNFPKPKGSGAKGDVVDPYVYVEIHGIPADCAEQRTKTVHQNGDAPIFDESFEFQINLPELAMVRFVVLDDDYIGDEFIGQYTIPFECLQTGYRHVPLQSLTGEVLAHASLFVHVAITNRRGGGKPHKRGLSVRKGKKSREYASLRTLWIKTVDEVFKNAQPPIRDATDLRENMQNAVVSFKELCGLSSVANLMQCMLAVSPRFLGPDNTPLVVLNLSEQYPTMELQGIVPEVLKKIVTTYDMMIQSLKAVIENADAVYEKIVHCQKAAMEFHEHLHSIGTKEGLKERKLQKAVESFTWNITILKGQADLLKYAKNETLENLKQIHFAAVSCGLNKPGTENADVQKPRRSLEVIPEKANDETGD